From a single Brassica rapa cultivar Chiifu-401-42 chromosome A01, CAAS_Brap_v3.01, whole genome shotgun sequence genomic region:
- the LOC103856053 gene encoding eukaryotic translation initiation factor 4E-1 isoform X1: MAVEDTLKPNVATEESNPNSADHPIDRYHEEGDDAEEGATVDESSKSAVPESHPLEHSWTLWFDNPSVKSKQTTWGSSLRSVFTFSTVEEFWSLYNNIRHPSKLANGADLYCFKHNIEPKWEDPICANGGKWTMNFSREKSDKPFLYTLLALIGEQFDHGDEICGVVVNVRAKQERISIWTKNSSNEAAQVSIGRQWKEFLDYNSSIGFIIHEDAKKLDRGAKSAYTA; this comes from the exons ATGGCGGTAGAAGACACACTCAAGCCTAATGTCGCTACGGAAGAATCGAATCCCAATTCTGCAGATCACCCGATCGATCGATACCATGAGGAAGGCGACGATGCCGAGGAAGGAGCGACCGTAGACGAATCGAGCAAATCCGCCGTCCCTGAATCGCATCCGTTGGAGCATTCGTGGACTCTCTGGTTCGATAACCCTTCCGTCAAATCAAAGCAGACGACTTGGGGAAGCTCCTTACGATCCGTCTTCACCTTCTCCACCGTCGAGGAGTTCTGGAG TTTGTACAATAACATTCGGCACCCGAGCAAGTTAGCTAACGGAGCTGACTTGTACTGTTTCAAACACAATATTGAACCTAAGTGGGAGGATCCTATCTGTGCCAACGGAGGCAAGTGGACTATGAACTTCTCTAGGGAGAAGTCTGATAAGCCCTTTCTTTACACC TTGCTTGCTTTGATTGGAGAACAGTTTGACCATGGAGATGAAATCTGTGGAGTTGTTGTTAACGTTAGAGCTAAGCAAGAAAGGATATCTATTTGGACTAAAAACTCTTCCAACGAAGCTGCTCAG GTGAGCATTGGGAGACAGTGGAAGGAGTTTCTTGATTACAACAGCAGCATTGGTTTCATCATCCAT GAGGATGCGAAGAAGCTGGACAGAGGCGCAAAGAGCGCTTACACTGCCTGA
- the LOC103856053 gene encoding eukaryotic translation initiation factor 4E-1 isoform X2: MAVEDTLKPNVATEESNPNSADHPIDRYHEEGDDAEEGATVDESSKSAVPESHPLEHSWTLWFDNPSVKSKQTTWGSSLRSVFTFSTVEEFWSLYNNIRHPSKLANGADLYCFKHNIEPKWEDPICANGGKWTMNFSREKSDKPFLYTFDHGDEICGVVVNVRAKQERISIWTKNSSNEAAQVSIGRQWKEFLDYNSSIGFIIHEDAKKLDRGAKSAYTA; this comes from the exons ATGGCGGTAGAAGACACACTCAAGCCTAATGTCGCTACGGAAGAATCGAATCCCAATTCTGCAGATCACCCGATCGATCGATACCATGAGGAAGGCGACGATGCCGAGGAAGGAGCGACCGTAGACGAATCGAGCAAATCCGCCGTCCCTGAATCGCATCCGTTGGAGCATTCGTGGACTCTCTGGTTCGATAACCCTTCCGTCAAATCAAAGCAGACGACTTGGGGAAGCTCCTTACGATCCGTCTTCACCTTCTCCACCGTCGAGGAGTTCTGGAG TTTGTACAATAACATTCGGCACCCGAGCAAGTTAGCTAACGGAGCTGACTTGTACTGTTTCAAACACAATATTGAACCTAAGTGGGAGGATCCTATCTGTGCCAACGGAGGCAAGTGGACTATGAACTTCTCTAGGGAGAAGTCTGATAAGCCCTTTCTTTACACC TTTGACCATGGAGATGAAATCTGTGGAGTTGTTGTTAACGTTAGAGCTAAGCAAGAAAGGATATCTATTTGGACTAAAAACTCTTCCAACGAAGCTGCTCAG GTGAGCATTGGGAGACAGTGGAAGGAGTTTCTTGATTACAACAGCAGCATTGGTTTCATCATCCAT GAGGATGCGAAGAAGCTGGACAGAGGCGCAAAGAGCGCTTACACTGCCTGA
- the LOC103856083 gene encoding protein MEI2-like 3: MNIPNGDFSNASSDNTSFFSSSLPLLPQQNLNPLDQIASGLNHFNDDQDSHPMDEEQLLAGLMDEINLTSLPNTLDDLEEYDLFGSGGGLELESDLPRMSFADSKTANGIFQNIAGEHPYGEHPSRTLFVRNINSTVDDSELRAIFEQYGDIRTLYTACKHRGFVMVSYYDIRASRAAMRALQSKLLKGRKLDIHFSIPKDNPSEKDVNQGTLVVFNLAPSVSNKDLENIFGAYGEIKEIRETPNKRHHKFVEFFDVRSAESALKALNRTDIAGKRIKLEHSRPGGARRNMMLQMNPEYEQDDSRSYLNLADSSLASSPAGNYWGNSPVDHSPLLSLSKSPLSPTLSSILNSQRVSHLDHLFPTSHKASGYQQTQSCGTASSYGSLNSLSGSEFLWGSPSSSLWPMNQFPSNGKAHMFPYSALNGSTHVGSAPSGFFRRSSETSSMGSAAFRGASGNAAPRNMREAGSPSFKVVSSPRHSQLFTGSVSSYQWPVATTASIDGSNMNQVDSKKQFQLDLSKIMSGEDLRTTLMIKNIPNKYTRKMLLAAIDETNRGTYDFLYLPIDFRNKCNVGYAFINMVSPTFIIALHEAFDGKKWDKFNSEKVASLAYARIQGKTALMAHFQNSSLMNEDRRCHPIVFDGPESSYPFIMDMEHPQEQSTHRS; the protein is encoded by the exons ATGAATATCCCAAATGGAGATTTCTCCAATGCTTCAAGTGATAACACTTCCTTCTTTTCCAGCTCACTGCctcttcttccacaacaaaaCC TCAATCCTCTTGATCAAATTGCTTCCGGGTTAAACCATTTCAATGATGATCAAGACTCACATCCAATGGATGAGGAACAGCTTCTGGCTGGTCTAATGGATGAGATAAACTTAACTTCATTGCCAAATACATTAGATGACTTGGAAGAGTATGACTTGTTTGGTAGTGGAGGAGGTCTTGAACTAGAGTCTGACCTCCCAAGAATGAGTTTTGCTGACTCCAAAACTGCAAATGGTATTTTCCAAAACATTGCTGGCGAGCATCCTTATGGTGAACACCCTTCAAGGACTTTGTTTGTTAGGAATATTAATAGCACCGTTGATGATTCAGAACTGAGAGCTATCTTTGAG CAATATGGAGACATCCGAACTCTGTATACCGCCTGCAAGCATAGGGGTTTTGTAATGGTCTCTTACTACGATATCCGTGCTTCAAGAGCAGCTATGCGAGCCTTACAAAGCAAGCTGCTTAAAGGGAGGAAACTTGACATACACTTCTCTATCCCTAAG GATAATCCATCAGAGAAAGATGTAAATCAAGGGACTCTTGTGGTATTCAACTTGGCTCCATCAGTATCAAATAAAGACCTCGAAAACATATTCGGAGCTTATGGAGAGATCAAGGAG ATAAGGGAAACACCAAATAAGAGGCATCACAAATTTGTTGAATTTTTTGACGTTAGATCGGCTGAGTCAGCTCTCAAAGCTTTGAACAGGACTGACATTGCTGGAAAGCGTATCAAGCTTGAACATAGCCGTCCTGGTGGTGCTCGTCGCAA CATGATGTTGCAAATGAATCCAGAGTATGAGCAAGATGATTCACGCAGCTACCTGAATCTTGCTGATTCTTCTTTAGCCAGCTCTCCTGCTGGGAACTACTGGGGTAACAGCCCTGTTGATCATAGTCCTCTACTAAGTCTCAGCAAGTCTCCACTGAGTCCAACGCTTTCTTCTATTCTGAATTCTCAAAGAGTTAGCCACTTGGATCATCTGTTTCCAACGAGTCACAAAGCTTCTGGTTATCAGCAAACGCAGTCTTGTGGTACTGCTTCCTCGTATGGCTCTTTGAACTCATTATCTGGATCAGAGTTTTTATGGGGAAGTCCTAGCTCTTCACTCTGGCCTATGAATCAGTTCCCTTCAAACGGAAAAGCTCACATGTTTCCATACTCGGCTCTAAACGGATCCACCCATGTTGGATCCGCACCGTCTGGATTCTTTAGGAGGTCCTCTGAGACTTCATCTATGGGTTCAGCAGCTTTCAGGGGAGCAAGTGGTAATGCAGCTCCAAGAAACATGCGTGAAGCTGGCTCCCCAAGTTTCAAAGTGGTGTCTTCTCCAAGACATAGTCAACTTTTTACGGGGAGTGTCTCTTCTTACCAGTGGCCTGTTGCAACAACGGCTTCAATTGACGGTAGTAACATGAACCAAGTTGACAGCAAGAAACAGTTTCAGCTTGACTTGAGTAAGATTATGAGCGGTGAAGATTTACGGACAACCTTGATGATTAAAAACATCCCTAATAA GTATACTAGGAAGATGCTGTTAGCTGCCATTGACGAGACTAACAGAGGAACTTATGATTTTCTCTATCTGCCTATTGATTTCAGG AATAAATGCAATGTGGGTTATGCGTTTATCAACATGGTGTCTCCTACTTTCATCATTGCATTGCACGAG GCCTTTGATGGGAAAAAATGGGATAAGTTCAACAGCGAGAAAGTTGCTTCCTTGGCTTACGCCCGGATCCAAGGCAAAACCGCACTCATGGCTCACTTCCAGAACTCAAGCTTAATGAACGAAGACAGGCGTTGCCACCCTATTGTCTTTGATGGACCAGAGTCTAGCTATCCG TTCATCATGGACATGGAGCATCCACAGGAGCAAAGCACACATCGAAGCTGA
- the LOC103856042 gene encoding probable methyltransferase PMT14 — MGSKNNPPRSRSSLSLILVVGLCCFFYLLGAWQKSGFGKGDSIAMEITKQAQCTDVVTDLDFKPHHNTVKIPERLADPKPVSFKPCDVKLKDYTPCQEQDRAMKFPRENMIYRERHCPPENEKLRCLVPAPKGYMTPFPWPKSRDYVHYANAPFKSLTVEKAGQNWVQFQGSVFKFPGGGTMFPQGADAYIDELASVIPIKDGSVRTALDTGCGVASWGAYMLKRNVLTMSFAPRDNHEAQVQFALERGVPAIIAVLGSILLPYPPRAFDMAQCSRCLIPWTANEGTYLMEVDRVLRPGGYWVLSGPPINWKTYYKTWNRTKADLKAEQKRIEDIAESLCWEKKYEKGDTAIFRKKINDRSCDRSTPVNTCKRKDTDDVWYKEIETCVTPFPKVSNEEEVAGGKLKKFPERLFAVPPSVSKGLVSGVDAETYQEDVKLWKKRVGRYKRINSLIGSTRYRNVMDMNAGLGGFAAALESPKSWVMNVVPTITKKTLSVVYERGLIGIYHDWCEGFSTYPRTYDFIHANGVFSMYQHSCKIEDILLEMDRILRPEGILIIRDEVDVLNDVRKIADGMRWDTKLMDHEDGPLVPEKILYAVKQYWVAGDDANNQSSSADSSEEE; from the exons ATGGGTTCTAAGAATAATCCACCGAGATCGAGAAGTTCACTATCTCTAATCCTTGTGGTTGGTCTATGCTGTTTCTTCTACCTTCTCGGAGCATGGCAAAAGAGTGGGTTCGGTAAAGGAGACAGCATAGCCATGGAGATAACAAAGCAAGCTCAATGCACCGACGTTGTCACCGACCTTGACTTCAAACCTCATCACAACACAGTCAAGATCCCTGAAAGATTAGCTGATCCAAAACCAGTTTCATTCAAGCCATGTGATGTGAAGCTCAAGGACTACACCCCTTGTCAAGAGCAAGACCGGGCCATGAAGTTCCCTAGAGAGAACATGATCTATAGAGAGAGACATTGTCCTCCTGAGAATGAGAAGCTCCGCTGTCTTGTCCCGGCTCCTAAGGGTTACATGACTCCTTTCCCTTGGCCTAAGAGCAGAGACTATGTTCATTACGCTAATGCTCCTTTCAAGAGCTTGACTGTGGAGAAGGCTGGTCAGAACTGGGTTCAGTTTCAAGGGAGCGTGTTTAAGTTCCCTGGTGGAGGTACTATGTTCCCTCAAGGTGCTGATGCTTATATCGATGAGCTGGCTTCTGTTATCCCAATCAAAGACGGTTCTGTTAGAACCGCATTGGACACTGGATGTGGG GTTGCAAGCTGGGGTGCTTATATGCTTAAGAGGAATGTTTTGACTATGTCATTCGCGCCACGAGACAACCACGAAGCACAAGTCCAGTTTGCTCTTGAGAGAGGTGTTCCAGCTATTATAGCTGTTCTTGGATCCATTCTTCTTCCTTATCCACCAAGAGCCTTTGATATGGCTCAATGCTCTCGTTGCTTGATACCATGGACTGCTAACG AGGGAACCTACTTAATGGAAGTTGACAGAGTCTTGAGACCAGGAGGTTACTGGGTCTTGTCAGGACCTCCCATCAACTGGAAGACCTATTACAAGACGTGGAACCGAACTAAAGCAGACCTCAAGGCCGAGCAAAAGAGAATAGAGGACATCGCGGAGTCTTTATGCTGGGAGAAGAAGTACGAGAAGGGAGACACTGCTATCTTCAGAAAGAAGATAAACGATAGGTCGTGCGATAGATCAACACCGGTTAACACGTGTAAGAGAAAAGACACCGATGATGTCTGGTACAAGGAGATCGAAACTTGCGTAACACCCTTCCCTAAAGTATCCAACGAAGAAGAAGTCGCTGGAGGGAAGCTGAAGAAGTTCCCTGAGAGGCTATTCGCAGTGCCTCCGAGTGTCTCCAAAGGTTTGGTTAGCGGCGTTGATGCGGAAACGTATCAAGAAGATGTTAAACTGTGGAAGAAGCGTGTGGGGAGGTACAAGAGGATTAATAGCTTGATTGGTTCGACTAGGTACCGTAACGTGATGGATATGAATGCTGGTCTTGGTGGGTTCGCTGCTGCGTTGGAGTCTCCTAAGTCTTGGGTTATGAATGTGGTGCCAACTATTACTAAGAAGACGTTGAGTGTTGTCTATGAGAGAGGTCTCATTGGTATCTATCATGATTG GTGTGAAGGGTTTTCAACTTATCCGAGAACATATGATTTCATTCACGCTAATGGTGTCTTTAGCATGTATCAGCACAg CTGCAAGATTGAGGACATTCTTCTTGAAATGGATCGGATCTTACGGCCGGAAGGGATTCTGATAATCAGGGATGAGGTTGATGTTTTGAACGATGTGAGGAAGATTGCTGATGGAATGAGATGGGACACTAAGTTGATGGATCACGAAGATGGTCCTCTCGTTCCGGAGAAGATTCTTTACGCCGTTAAACAGTACTGGGTCGCCGGCGACGATGCAAACAATCAGTCATCGTCTGCTGATAGTAGTGAAGAAGAGTAA
- the LOC103856065 gene encoding 60S ribosomal protein L32-1, with translation MAVPLLTKKVVKKRSAKFIRPQSDRRITVKESWRRPKGIDSRVRRKFKGVTLMPNVGYGSDKKTRHYLPNGFKKFVVHNTSDLELLMMHNRTYCAEIAHNVSTKKRKAIVERASQLDIVVTNRLARLRSQEDE, from the exons atggcgGTCCCGTTGCTTACGAAGAAGGTTGTGAAGAAGAGGTCTGCCAAGTTCATCAGACCCCAGAGCGACCGTAGAATCACCGTCAAG GAGAGCTGGAGGAGGCCAAAGGGTATTGACTCAAGGGTTAGAAGAAAGTTCAAGGGTGTGACATTGATGCCCAATGTGGGTTACGGATCAGACAAGAAGACTCGTCACTATCTCCCCAATGGGTTCAAGAAGTTTGTTGTGCACAACACGAGTGACCTTGAGTTGTTGATGATGCACAACAGGACCTACTGCGCTGAGATTGCTCACAACGTTTCGACCAAGAAGAGGAAGGCTATTGTGGAGAGAGCTTCTCAGTTGGATATTGTTGTCACCAACAGGCTTGCTAGGCTCCGTAGCCAAGAAGACGAGTGA